Proteins encoded together in one Candidatus Bathyarchaeota archaeon window:
- a CDS encoding DNA polymerase II, translated as MKARFWLLDLDQTEEGGSQLIRLWGIINGEPSILLDKGFRPFFYLALEDGIDPAKVLEFTRERSKGSDVSVEVKDGRLFGREVKLIHVDCSCSTPLQELAAKLSKTEGVRGPVFDDVRPSMQYILSGRASPSSWNEATLKPVNDDGSYKAYIVEEVKGSSEDAPPPLKLLAFDILCLSEAGSPNPDRDPIVALSAAGKDGVKLFKAEGEKGEKEILKNFVEYLVDYDPDIIVGFNSNRFHWSYLIRRARRLGLTFSVTRTGGEPHQSLYGHFSVTGRVNIDLRDLAEDIPDIKLKTIDELARFLGLEAGERPILEAMEIPEYWRRANGRSFLFNYIEDNVRLLYAIAEEALPFLIQLSSLTGMPMDQVLAAAVGFRVDSYLMREALKIGEIPPRREERPYQPYRGGLVLNPKPGLHEKVAVLDFTSMYPNLIIAYNISPDTLISEGEPVSEDSAHRIAETGHRFRKEPPGLYKKCLLNLLEARRDVKEKLRLVSPESVEAKILREREHAIKILANAIYGYAGWIGARWYVKEVAESAAALGRATIKKAIEEARRIGLDIIYGDTDSIFVRYDKDKVDELIRWVREGLGLEIRLEKIYNRVLFTEAKKKYAGLLSDGSLDIVGMEVVRGDWAEIARRAQEETLRILLEGRGTKDAVDNIKQLISEIRSGKISLKEFIIWKTLTRPLEDYKVRAPHVEVSKRLKEKGWRLDVGDKVGYIVARGDGKIYERAVYYSEASEGDVDHEYYVENQVVPAVLRILEPFNVRRESLTAPKGSSLLDF; from the coding sequence ATGAAGGCGAGGTTCTGGCTCCTAGATCTGGATCAAACGGAGGAAGGCGGATCCCAACTTATAAGGCTGTGGGGCATTATAAATGGTGAACCATCCATCCTTCTCGATAAGGGATTCAGGCCCTTCTTCTACCTGGCATTGGAGGATGGCATAGATCCCGCAAAGGTATTAGAATTCACCCGAGAAAGGTCTAAGGGTTCAGATGTCAGCGTGGAGGTTAAGGATGGAAGATTGTTTGGAAGGGAGGTTAAACTCATCCATGTGGATTGCAGCTGTTCAACTCCTCTCCAGGAGCTGGCAGCGAAACTATCCAAAACGGAAGGGGTTAGAGGCCCGGTATTCGATGATGTTAGACCTTCAATGCAGTACATTCTCTCCGGACGGGCCTCCCCAAGCTCATGGAATGAAGCCACCCTCAAACCCGTTAACGATGATGGAAGTTATAAGGCATATATCGTGGAGGAGGTTAAGGGATCTTCGGAGGATGCGCCACCCCCTTTAAAGCTCTTAGCGTTCGATATACTATGCCTAAGCGAGGCGGGTAGTCCAAACCCTGATAGGGACCCCATAGTCGCCTTATCCGCTGCCGGAAAAGATGGAGTGAAGCTCTTCAAGGCGGAAGGAGAAAAAGGAGAGAAGGAGATTCTCAAAAACTTTGTAGAGTACCTGGTGGATTACGATCCTGACATAATAGTCGGATTTAACAGTAACAGGTTCCATTGGAGCTATCTCATTAGAAGGGCTAGAAGGCTGGGCTTAACCTTCTCAGTGACTAGAACGGGTGGCGAACCTCACCAAAGCCTTTACGGACATTTCTCGGTTACAGGTAGGGTCAATATAGATCTAAGGGATCTAGCTGAGGACATCCCTGATATAAAGCTTAAAACAATAGATGAGCTAGCTAGGTTTCTGGGCTTAGAGGCTGGGGAGAGACCCATATTAGAGGCCATGGAGATCCCAGAGTATTGGAGGAGGGCCAATGGGAGAAGCTTTCTATTCAATTACATCGAGGATAATGTCCGCCTACTATATGCCATAGCCGAGGAGGCCCTTCCTTTCCTAATCCAACTCTCAAGCCTCACCGGGATGCCCATGGATCAGGTCCTAGCCGCGGCTGTGGGATTTAGAGTGGACTCGTACCTTATGAGGGAAGCCCTTAAGATCGGGGAGATCCCTCCCAGGAGGGAGGAGCGCCCCTACCAACCTTACAGGGGAGGACTCGTCTTAAACCCTAAACCTGGCCTCCACGAAAAGGTAGCTGTTCTAGATTTCACCTCCATGTATCCGAACCTCATAATAGCGTATAATATCTCGCCGGACACCCTTATAAGCGAGGGTGAACCTGTAAGCGAGGACAGTGCTCACAGGATTGCCGAGACAGGGCATAGGTTCAGGAAGGAGCCGCCGGGATTATACAAGAAATGCCTCCTAAACCTCCTCGAAGCTAGGAGGGACGTAAAAGAGAAGCTTAGGCTCGTCTCGCCCGAAAGCGTGGAAGCTAAAATTTTAAGGGAGAGAGAACACGCGATCAAAATATTAGCCAACGCCATTTATGGATATGCAGGATGGATCGGTGCGAGATGGTATGTTAAAGAGGTAGCCGAATCGGCGGCTGCGTTAGGCAGAGCCACTATAAAGAAGGCCATAGAAGAGGCTAGAAGGATCGGACTAGACATAATCTACGGCGACACAGATAGCATATTCGTAAGATACGATAAAGATAAGGTAGATGAACTGATAAGGTGGGTTAGGGAGGGGTTAGGCTTAGAGATAAGGCTTGAAAAGATATATAATCGAGTGTTATTCACGGAGGCTAAGAAGAAATATGCAGGTCTACTCTCAGATGGCTCCTTGGATATAGTGGGCATGGAAGTGGTCAGAGGAGATTGGGCTGAGATAGCTAGGAGAGCTCAAGAAGAAACCCTCAGGATCCTCCTCGAAGGCAGAGGGACAAAGGATGCTGTGGATAACATTAAACAACTTATATCGGAGATTCGATCCGGGAAGATATCCCTCAAAGAATTCATAATATGGAAGACCCTAACTCGCCCTCTGGAGGACTATAAGGTAAGAGCTCCCCATGTGGAAGTCTCCAAGAGATTGAAAGAGAAAGGTTGGAGATTGGACGTGGGAGATAAAGTCGGGTACATAGTGGCCAGAGGGGATGGAAAAATCTATGAGAGAGCGGTCTACTACTCCGAGGCCTCTGAAGGCGATGTAGATCACGAATACTATGTGGAGAATCAAGTGGTGCCAGCGGTACTCCGAATCCTCGAGCCCTTCAATGTGAGAAGGGAATCATTAACTGCGCCCAAAGGCTCATCGCTGCTAGACTTCTAA
- a CDS encoding dipeptide epimerase produces MKILEASIGGLEISFRRPLKTALFDFQKLKSIILKLNTGSIVGFGEASPTLAVTGDTPNTVKALLEELAVKVLEGADPFTLNVAKSLGKIPYNGSVKAAIDMALHDLMGKFYRVPVFALLGGSSRRLETDVTISLGKLEEMCREAEYWVGEGFKTLKVKLGSSVEEDLQKIKGIWECVGGSARLRVDLNQAYTRYSTIKFASKVASLDVEFIEQPLPAWDLRGLAQVRRITGFPIAVDESVHTSRDLLKILDYEAADIVNIKLMKSGGLREGLNIAAIAEAAGIECMIGCMAETRLSITAAVHLACAAPNIRYVDLDSPLFLEEDPIVGGIEYDGPYIEPGRGYGLGVMEIKY; encoded by the coding sequence ATGAAGATATTGGAGGCCTCTATAGGGGGCCTGGAGATATCATTTAGAAGACCCTTAAAAACAGCTTTATTCGATTTCCAGAAGCTTAAGAGCATCATCTTAAAGTTAAATACGGGATCTATAGTGGGATTTGGGGAGGCTTCTCCAACCCTAGCAGTAACAGGAGATACGCCGAATACGGTCAAGGCCCTCCTAGAAGAGCTCGCGGTCAAGGTGCTGGAAGGAGCAGATCCTTTCACCCTTAATGTCGCCAAAAGCTTAGGTAAGATCCCCTACAATGGAAGCGTAAAGGCTGCGATCGATATGGCGCTCCACGACCTCATGGGAAAATTTTATCGTGTGCCGGTCTTCGCCCTCCTAGGGGGCAGCTCCCGTAGGCTGGAGACCGATGTAACCATTTCCCTAGGTAAGCTTGAAGAAATGTGCAGGGAGGCGGAGTATTGGGTTGGTGAAGGATTTAAAACTCTGAAGGTTAAACTGGGCTCATCGGTGGAGGAGGATCTCCAAAAGATTAAGGGTATATGGGAATGTGTAGGAGGCTCCGCCCGCCTGAGAGTGGATTTAAACCAGGCATATACCCGCTACTCAACCATCAAGTTCGCATCTAAGGTGGCATCTTTGGACGTGGAGTTCATCGAACAACCCTTGCCCGCGTGGGATTTAAGGGGTTTGGCCCAAGTAAGGAGGATTACAGGATTCCCGATAGCCGTAGATGAGTCGGTTCATACCTCCAGGGATCTTTTAAAAATTTTAGATTACGAAGCCGCTGACATCGTAAACATCAAACTCATGAAGTCCGGAGGGTTAAGGGAGGGCTTAAATATAGCGGCAATAGCGGAGGCTGCGGGCATAGAATGTATGATAGGCTGCATGGCTGAGACCAGGCTTTCCATAACAGCAGCTGTCCATCTGGCATGCGCCGCACCCAATATACGCTACGTAGACCTGGACTCCCCCCTGTTCTTGGAAGAAGATCCAATAGTGGGTGGCATCGAATATGACGGCCCATATATAGAACCCGGCAGGGGATATGGACTAGGAGTGATGGAAATCAAGTACTAG
- a CDS encoding NAD(+)/NADH kinase: MGLNRIAVVSRPDDPKAMEVSLRILNYLRNNGVEAIPEKSLALKAGLEDGIELREIYCDAIITIGGDGTVLRSCMDMPNPETPILAVNMGRRGYLTEIGPGQALEAVHKLLKGEYRIESHSKISIFLDEVHIADGLNEALIVSSSPSKMLEIQISLGRQELITIRGDGLIISTPTGSTAHAFSAGGPVLHTRLNAFNIVFLSPLDPIRSLVTPDRHPLNAKLLKGLGAVLAVDGCTEKKVDIGSTITVRRSEKSAKFIRFKEDFTIRSLRRLSKGGIEEGS, from the coding sequence AATTATTTAAGGAATAATGGAGTGGAGGCGATACCTGAGAAATCCCTAGCCTTAAAAGCGGGACTTGAAGATGGTATAGAACTCAGGGAGATCTACTGCGATGCCATAATAACCATCGGGGGTGACGGCACCGTACTTAGGAGCTGCATGGATATGCCCAATCCTGAGACACCTATTCTAGCGGTTAATATGGGTAGACGAGGTTATCTTACCGAGATAGGCCCCGGCCAGGCGTTAGAGGCTGTACATAAACTCCTCAAGGGGGAATACCGTATAGAGAGCCATTCTAAGATCTCCATATTCCTTGATGAAGTTCATATAGCTGATGGATTAAATGAAGCTCTTATAGTGTCGTCTTCTCCCTCTAAGATGCTTGAAATCCAGATCTCCCTGGGTAGGCAAGAGCTTATAACCATCAGGGGGGACGGTCTAATAATATCTACCCCTACAGGTTCTACAGCCCACGCTTTTTCAGCCGGAGGGCCGGTGCTCCACACAAGATTGAACGCTTTTAACATAGTATTTCTAAGCCCTTTAGATCCGATACGTTCGTTGGTGACGCCGGATCGGCATCCCCTCAACGCTAAGCTTCTCAAGGGCTTAGGCGCAGTATTAGCCGTAGATGGATGCACAGAAAAAAAAGTCGATATCGGGTCAACTATAACCGTGAGGAGATCTGAGAAATCCGCTAAATTCATTAGATTTAAAGAGGATTTTACAATTCGAAGTCTGAGAAGGCTGAGTAAAGGTGGAATCGAAGAGGGGAGCTAA
- a CDS encoding LysE family transporter, with protein MTFTLAAFLASVIAISLSGVMAPGPVLAVTVSKGRINGNAGAYIALGHGMIEIPLMIGIYFGFAQLLVHDAVKSIVGLAGGLMLLYMGFSNIMKLQEVELEAGDISGSSILAGVVATGANPYFILWWATIGVALVSTATNYGLLGFILFAVTHWSCDLIWDLTLSKTVNKSKKVWSPAVNKAVNLACSMILLLFGAWFIYSAVPWLIRTVQ; from the coding sequence TTGACGTTTACCCTTGCGGCCTTCCTCGCCTCGGTAATAGCCATAAGCCTCTCAGGAGTTATGGCGCCGGGACCAGTGCTAGCGGTTACAGTGTCCAAGGGGCGCATAAACGGTAACGCTGGAGCCTACATAGCTTTAGGGCATGGCATGATAGAAATACCCTTAATGATAGGGATATACTTTGGATTCGCCCAACTATTAGTCCATGATGCCGTTAAATCTATAGTGGGCTTAGCTGGAGGGCTAATGCTCCTCTACATGGGATTTTCAAATATTATGAAGCTGCAGGAGGTTGAGCTGGAGGCGGGGGATATATCGGGCAGCTCCATATTAGCCGGTGTCGTAGCAACAGGAGCAAATCCATATTTCATTTTATGGTGGGCCACTATAGGGGTGGCCCTGGTCTCAACGGCGACGAACTATGGGTTATTAGGCTTCATCCTGTTCGCTGTAACCCATTGGAGCTGCGACCTGATATGGGACTTGACATTATCGAAGACAGTAAATAAGAGCAAAAAGGTATGGAGCCCCGCCGTAAATAAAGCTGTAAACCTAGCATGTTCTATGATATTATTATTATTTGGAGCGTGGTTCATTTACTCAGCTGTACCATGGCTGATTAGGACGGTTCAATGA